One window of Cystobacter fuscus DSM 2262 genomic DNA carries:
- a CDS encoding endonuclease/exonuclease/phosphatase family protein yields MSRFKVGTFNVLNLALPGQVTYPNDRPFSKEEYANKIAWIGGQLRRMDAEVVGFQEVWHLDALKDAVQAGNPGSAPLHVMVATQEQKAPQVGLATSLEVVRTITHQDFPDGFELTVSGIPGPIKSFSRPVLQADLKLPTGLELSVLVAHLKSKRPLLDEETESDAKNIALGSARSLMVRSAEAYALRCILLKLMEGTQRPVVLLGDLNDSALSVTTVIVSGTPPVHYLPHDEKQAIWDVLLYNAFDIQARQNTRRDVSYSHIYNGYYDTLDQIYVSQEFSRVNPRRLGEVEYVHYFNDHLVDRTLSRERPDRIQSDHGQVVATLRVTEPPPRRAS; encoded by the coding sequence ATGTCGCGATTCAAGGTAGGGACTTTCAATGTGCTCAATCTCGCCCTGCCGGGGCAGGTGACCTATCCGAACGACAGGCCGTTCAGCAAGGAAGAGTACGCGAACAAGATCGCATGGATTGGCGGCCAGTTGCGACGGATGGATGCCGAGGTCGTCGGCTTCCAGGAAGTGTGGCATCTGGATGCGCTGAAGGACGCCGTCCAGGCGGGAAATCCCGGGAGCGCCCCCCTCCATGTGATGGTCGCGACCCAGGAGCAGAAGGCCCCCCAGGTGGGGCTGGCGACCTCACTGGAAGTCGTCCGGACGATCACTCACCAGGATTTTCCAGACGGCTTCGAGCTCACGGTCTCCGGGATTCCCGGCCCCATCAAGTCGTTCTCCCGTCCGGTGTTGCAGGCAGACCTGAAGCTGCCGACGGGCCTGGAGCTGTCCGTGCTCGTCGCGCATCTCAAGTCCAAGCGCCCGTTGCTGGACGAGGAGACGGAGTCGGACGCCAAGAACATCGCCCTGGGCAGCGCGCGCTCCCTCATGGTCCGCTCCGCCGAGGCCTATGCCCTGCGCTGCATCCTGCTCAAGCTGATGGAGGGGACGCAGCGGCCCGTGGTCCTGCTCGGAGACCTGAACGACTCCGCCTTGTCCGTCACGACGGTGATCGTCTCGGGCACGCCCCCCGTGCATTACCTGCCCCATGACGAGAAGCAAGCCATCTGGGATGTGCTGCTCTACAACGCCTTCGACATCCAGGCGCGACAGAACACCCGGCGGGATGTCAGCTACAGCCACATCTACAATGGCTATTACGACACCCTGGACCAAATCTATGTCTCCCAGGAGTTCAGCCGGGTCAATCCCAGACGGCTGGGCGAGGTGGAGTACGTCCACTACTTCAATGACCACCTCGTGGACCGGACCTTGAGCCGGGAGCGGCCCGACCGCATCCAGTCCGACCACGGCCAGGTGGTGGCCACCCTCCGCGTGACGGAGCCGCCCCCCCGCCGCGCCTCATAG
- a CDS encoding DUF2127 domain-containing protein: MRLIIAYKFVKAVLMIGLALWFTVDPEAAYSFGQHVAYELVEARPLLVRIGNWLHGHLTEQVIERSALVAWLDGTTTALEGLLLLLGKPWGEWLVTINLSLFLPFEVYELIHKPGVGKAIVLLLNAAIVVYLLYARLLPVHRARSGRTPPAG; encoded by the coding sequence ATGCGGCTGATCATCGCCTACAAGTTCGTGAAGGCCGTCTTGATGATCGGACTGGCGCTCTGGTTCACGGTCGATCCGGAGGCCGCCTATTCGTTCGGGCAACACGTCGCGTACGAACTCGTCGAAGCGCGGCCCTTGCTGGTGCGGATTGGCAACTGGCTCCACGGCCACCTGACGGAGCAGGTGATCGAACGCAGCGCCCTGGTGGCCTGGCTGGACGGGACCACCACGGCGCTCGAGGGCCTCCTGCTCCTGCTGGGAAAGCCGTGGGGGGAATGGCTCGTCACGATCAACCTGTCCTTGTTCCTGCCCTTCGAGGTCTATGAGCTGATCCACAAGCCGGGGGTGGGCAAGGCCATCGTGCTGCTCCTCAACGCCGCGATCGTCGTGTACCTGCTGTATGCGCGGCTACTCCCGGTCCACCGCGCCCGTTCAGGACGGACTCCCCCGGCCGGGTAG
- a CDS encoding type VI immunity family protein has product MSAHYPRIRYPAWHGGLLIREGIRICLYMNHPHEEIASKVASSMETYLQAVGPGTPSWSPDYNGDWWELDDSARNKTLRELRDEHASGDLLFKWCDSPESARGYEVEYCGKLPDSLDRNAVSAVSFWLPTEYLEEKGPEHVRELMWELADPLPFCSGHAGLAFNHVGIPRELSFLRFRHPGLDDTELGHVSWNIGTRIRGPAWMNFLGAPVLDELGGVTGLRSRFSSQEVRIQEMPGNRAVVTLGSWPEAGDTEQGRDLPLYREWARALEPWLYQEPRTQYPIDGEETLRWERRFLDR; this is encoded by the coding sequence ATGAGCGCTCACTATCCACGAATACGATACCCCGCCTGGCATGGTGGGTTGTTGATTCGCGAGGGCATCCGCATCTGCCTCTACATGAATCATCCGCATGAAGAGATTGCATCCAAGGTGGCAAGCTCGATGGAAACCTACCTGCAAGCCGTCGGGCCAGGTACACCCTCATGGTCGCCCGATTACAATGGCGATTGGTGGGAATTGGATGACTCGGCGCGGAACAAGACCTTACGCGAGCTGAGAGATGAGCACGCTTCCGGCGACCTCCTTTTCAAATGGTGTGACAGCCCGGAGTCAGCCCGCGGCTACGAAGTCGAGTATTGCGGAAAGCTACCGGACAGCCTGGATCGAAACGCCGTCAGTGCAGTGTCCTTCTGGCTCCCCACCGAGTACCTGGAAGAAAAGGGACCGGAGCACGTGCGAGAACTCATGTGGGAACTCGCGGACCCCCTGCCCTTCTGCTCTGGCCACGCGGGCCTCGCATTCAACCACGTTGGCATTCCGAGAGAACTTTCATTCCTGCGCTTTCGCCACCCGGGACTGGACGACACCGAACTGGGGCATGTGTCCTGGAACATCGGCACACGGATCCGCGGTCCCGCGTGGATGAACTTCCTGGGTGCCCCCGTGCTCGACGAACTGGGAGGAGTCACCGGCCTGCGCTCCCGCTTCTCTTCTCAGGAGGTCCGCATTCAAGAGATGCCCGGCAACCGGGCTGTCGTCACCCTGGGCTCCTGGCCCGAAGCGGGTGACACCGAGCAGGGCCGGGACCTGCCCCTCTACCGCGAGTGGGCACGCGCACTGGAGCCCTGGCTCTACCAGGAGCCCCGTACTCAATACCCTATCGACGGAGAGGAGACCTTGCGCTGGGAGCGCCGCTTCCTCGACAGGTGA
- a CDS encoding type VI immunity family protein: MSSAYPRIRHHEQGPDGDVLVRREVIRLVLHLPFNHDALALPIQRALDMYLDAVGTGPESFSEYSLGYEPAALHEDSWSNIRQMLSTSDEEYFLDDEADEQLRLMQMKNQFDRMVELSSEERGVTGYGFFYWARLPWRVPPKNQVSLVSFSWPTEDLEECGPGRMREEMMALAALLPYSSGHAGLAFSSPNLWGPSMKDIHEEALLYPGLDVTHGQRELGTRVDGVHWLNFLGPEVLSQVGGAEALRSRLHSPSTTVHSLEGGRVLVSLGPGPEAGDLHRGDTLPAYRELARVLEPWLYPFPEKSWRDCLPDTARRWWRRFLDE; the protein is encoded by the coding sequence ATGAGCAGCGCATATCCTCGAATTCGCCACCATGAGCAGGGGCCAGACGGTGATGTGCTCGTGCGGAGAGAGGTCATCCGGCTGGTGTTGCACCTGCCGTTCAATCATGACGCGCTCGCGCTTCCCATCCAGCGTGCTCTCGATATGTACCTGGACGCGGTTGGGACGGGGCCCGAGAGCTTCTCGGAGTACTCCTTGGGGTACGAGCCCGCTGCTCTTCACGAGGACAGTTGGTCGAACATCCGCCAGATGCTCTCCACTTCGGACGAGGAGTATTTCCTCGATGACGAGGCGGATGAGCAACTCCGCTTGATGCAGATGAAGAACCAGTTCGACCGGATGGTGGAATTGTCGAGCGAGGAGCGCGGCGTCACTGGTTACGGCTTCTTCTACTGGGCCCGTCTGCCGTGGCGCGTGCCTCCGAAGAATCAGGTGAGTCTGGTGAGCTTTTCCTGGCCCACGGAAGACCTGGAGGAGTGTGGTCCCGGGCGGATGAGGGAAGAGATGATGGCGCTGGCCGCGCTGCTGCCCTATTCCTCGGGTCACGCGGGGCTCGCCTTCTCCTCCCCGAACCTCTGGGGACCCTCCATGAAGGACATCCATGAGGAGGCGCTACTCTACCCAGGCCTGGACGTGACACACGGTCAGCGGGAACTGGGCACGCGCGTGGATGGCGTGCACTGGCTCAATTTCCTGGGCCCGGAGGTGTTGTCCCAGGTGGGAGGTGCCGAGGCGCTCCGTTCTCGGCTGCATTCCCCTTCCACCACCGTGCACTCACTCGAGGGCGGGCGAGTCCTGGTGTCACTGGGCCCTGGCCCCGAGGCGGGTGACCTGCACCGAGGCGACACGCTGCCCGCCTACCGCGAGTTGGCGCGCGTGCTCGAGCCCTGGCTCTATCCCTTCCCAGAGAAGTCCTGGCGGGACTGCCTTCCCGATACAGCCCGCCGCTGGTGGCGCCGCTTTCTCGACGAGTGA